CCTCGATCCGCATCAGCAGGTCGTTGAGGAAGCGCGGATTGAACGACAGCGCCTGGACGATAACGTCGATGCGGTCGCGCAGCGCCTCGATCACCTGATAGGTGCCGCCGCCCGCATCGTCATTGGCGGTCAGGTACCATGCGGCATCGGGACATTCGTAGATGTGGCCCAGCACCTCGGCATAATTGTCGCCCATCACCGTCAGCAACGCGCTCTGCGTGCGGGTCGGGATGCGATTATATTCGTCGATGATCCTGACCCGCATCGACAGCCAAGGGCGCCAAGCGATGCGGATTTCTTCCATCGACTGCGCGCCGACGAGATCGGCGGGGAGTGGATTGCCGAGCAGGTCGGCGATTGTCATCTGCGGATGGCCATGCTGCATCGAGCGACGAACCTCGCGCGGGCTGTAGCCGGCAAGGACGCCCATCAAGATCGCGCTGGCGGTCTTGCCGCGCCCGGGGCCGCCGACGAACAGGCACTTGCTGCGCGTGGCGAAGGTCAGCAGCGGCAGGAGGACGTAAGACGAATAGCTCTGGGCCGAGGGGAGCACCAGTTCGGACCCGCTGTCACCGATCGGAAAGGCGGCGGGCGGACCGTCATTATATTCAATGTCGTAATGCGGGCTGATGATCGCGTGATTGACGATCCAGAAATAGGCCTGGCGCAGCTTCTCGTCGAGCGGCAGCGCCCCGTCCGCCTCGGCGTCGGACACCGCCAGCGGCCCTTCGAACAGTTCGGCGACATCATACGCCGTCGATTGGCGCGCGGCAGCTGGATTGGTCGGCGACTTGGAAATCGAAGAGAAGATGTTCAGCAGATCCGACCCAAACGCCATTCGACAACCCTCAATTTCCGGTATCGGAATTTGTAGTGTCGGGACCCGCTTTGGCAATTGCTTTCACCGATGCGAAATTCGGCTCGAATAGAAAAATCAGTCGGCCCGCCGAAAGCAGATGTGCCGCTGTTCGGCGCTGCTGAAAAAAATTTTCGGTGGCCGTGGAACCCGAACCCGCGACCGACGTTTTGCTATCGTGGTTCAATTCTTCGGAAGCGAACCATGGAACCCCGGCAACTTCGGTTGCCGGGGTTTACTCGTTTCTGGGGCCTAGAGGCTTCCCGCATCCAGTTCCGCCAGCCGCATCCGCCGCGCCCGATCGGGCAGCGGATATTTGTTGCCGTTGGCGCAATTGAACAGCACTACCCGCTCGTTGCGATCGACCAGACCCCGGTCGAGCGCCGCGCGCCATCCCGCGACGACGGCGCCGCCTTCGGGGCAAAGCAGCATTCCTTCGTCGCCCGCGACATCCTCGACCGCTCGGGCGATCGCTTCCTCCTCGACCGCGATGGCGGCGCCGCCGCTTTCGCGCACCGCGCGCAGGATCAGGAAGTCGCCGACCGCCTTGGGAACGCGAATGCCGGTGGCCATCGTGGCCGCCCCTTCCCAGCGTTCCGCAAACTCCTCGCCCGCCTCGAACGCGCGGACCATCGGCGCGCAGCCGGTCGCCTGCACCGCGATCATGCGCGGGCGCTTCGATCCGATCAGGCCGATCTTCTCCAGTTCGTCGAAGCCCTTCCACATGCCGATCAGGCCGGTGCCGCCGCCGGTGGGATAGAAGATCGCGTCGGGAAGCTCCCAGCCAAGCTGCTCGGCGAGTTCGAGCCCCATGACCTTTTTGCCCTCCAGTCGATAGGGCTCCTTCAGCGTCGAGCAGTCGAACCAGCGCCCCGCCGCCGCGCCTTCGCCGACGATGCGACCGCATTCGTCGATCTGGCCGTCGGCGACGATCACCTCGGCGCCGAGCGCGGCGGTCTCGCGGATGTTGAGTTCGGGGGTCTCCTGCGGACAAATCACCAGCGTGTCGATGCCAGCGCGGGCGCCATACGCGGCGAGCGCGGCGCCGGCATTGCCGTTGGTCGGCATGGCGATGCGAGTCACGCCGAAGTGCCGCGCCATGCTCACCGCCGCCGCCAGCCCGCGGGCCTTGAACGAACCGGTCGGCAAGCGTCCTTCGTCCTTCACCAGCGGCGGCCGGGCTCCGTGATTGGTGCCGGTCTGGACGAGTTCGATCAGCGGCGTTTCCGGTTCGCCCAGGCTTACGGGCTCCGACCCAGCGGGAAGCGGAAGCAGTTCGCGCCACTTCCACATGCCCGCGGGGCGCTTCGCCAATTCTTCGCGGGTCAGGACGGCGGCGACCTTGTCGAGATCGTAGCGCGCCAGCAGCGGTCTTCCTGCGCGCGACAGATTTTGGAGACGGTCGGAGTCGTAGCGCTCACCGGTCAGCGAGCATTCGAGGTGGGTCATGAACATGGGCAAGCGCCTAGCGCAGCGATGCCCACTCCGCGACCCTTCGCTTTCGACGAAGTGACGAAGAGCAGCGACGAACAGTCCGCGCGGCCATTTGTCATGTTGTATCATCCTGTCCTACAAGTCCGACATGCAAAAGATCTCCACATCGCTTCTCGCGCTCTCGCTCGCTCTTCTCCCTGCCAACGCCTTCGCGCAGACGACCACGGCCCCCGCCGCGCAGCCCGACCATGTCGACGATCACCACGACCACGCCAACGACGTGATCGTGACCGGCACCCGCAAGAGCATCGACGATGTGCTTGGCGGCGTGTCGGTCGTCGATGGCGCCGATCTCGCGCGCGAGGTCCGGCCCAGCATCGGCGAGACGCTCGCGAAGCAGCCGGGCGTCAGCGCGACCAGCTTCGGACCCGCCGCGTCGCGCCCGATCCTGCGCGGCCTTGGCGGTGACCGCATCCGCATCCTGACCGACGGCATCGGCAGCCTCGACCTGTCGTCGTCGAGCGCGGACCATGCGGTCGCGATCAACCCGCTGACCGCCGACCGCGTCGAAATCCTGCGCGGCCCTTCGGCGCTTCTGTTCGGATCGTCGGCGATCGGCGGTGTCGTCAACGTCATCGACTCGCGTATTCCGCGCCGCGATCCCGAACGGCCGCTTCATGCCGAGGGCATGGCCGGTTACGGCTCGGCCGCCAACGAACGCTCCGCCAGCCTGTCGGTCGACGTTCCGCTCGGCGCGGGCTTCGTCCTTCATGGCGACGGCAGCTGGTCGAAGAGCGACGATCTCGACACCGGCGGCTACGTCCTCTCGCGGCCACTGCGCGAGGAGGCACGCGCGAGCGCCGACCCGGACGTCCGCGCGCTTGCCGACCTGAAGGGCGAACTGCCCAACAGCGCGGCGCGATCCAAGGAATTCGCGGGCGGAATCGCCTACGTCGATGGCGGCTTGAATGCGGGCCTGTCGATCACGCGCCACACCGCGCTTTATGGAATCCCGTTGCGCTACTCGCTCGAGCCCGGCGCCGAGGTCGAGGCGCCGACGCTAGACGTTCGCTCGACACGATATGACGGGCGCATCGAAGTGCCGATCGGCGGCGCGTTCGAGGCGATCAAGCTCCGCGGCGGCTATTCGCGCTATCGCCACGACGAGCTCGAAGAGAGCGGCGAGATCGGCACCAGCTTTTTCACCAACGGCGGCGAACTTCGCGCCGAGGCAGTGCAGAACGAGCGTGGCGGTTGGGGCGGCACCAGCGGCCTTCAATATGTCGACAAGTCGGTCCGCATCCGTGGTGAGGAAAAATACCTCCCCGACGCGCGGCAGAAGCAGGCCGGCCTCTTCACCCTGCAAAGCTATCGCGCGGGTGACTGGCGGTTCGAGGCGGGGGCGCGGATCGAGCGTTCGACGCTGACCGCCGAGGCCGACGATCAGCTTGGCACCGACGCCGGACGCCGCCGCTTCACCACCGTCTCGCTGTCGGGCGGCGCGCTCTACGAGTTCGCGCCGGGATGGCGCGCCGGGATCAACCTTGCCCGCTCCTCACGCGCGCCGGCGGTCGACGAGCTGTTCGCCAACGGTCCGCACGCGGGCACGCAGGCGTTCGAGATCGGCGATCCTGATTTGAAGGCCGAACGCAGCCTGGGCGGCGAACTGACGCTGCGCCGGACGGCGGGCCCCGTCCGGCTCGGCCTGACCGCCTTCCACAGCCGCTTCACCAACTTCATCTACCAGTCGCCGACCGGCGAGATCGAGGACGACCTGCCCGTCTACCTCTATTCTCAGGGCAAGGCGCGTTACTCGGGGATCGAGGTCGAACTGACCTCGCCGCTCGGGACGGCCGCGGGGATCGATTGGGGAATGGAAGCGCAGGCCGATGCGGTTCGCGCGACGATCAAGGGCTATGGTCCTGCGCCGCAGATCCCGCCGGTGCGCCTGCTCGGTGCGCTGACCGCAAGCCGCGGGCCGATCGATGGGCGGGTCGAGGTCGAGCGGGCGTTCAAGCAGTCGCGGACCGCGCCGCTGGAGACCGAAACGCCGGGCTACACCCTGCTCAACGCGTCGGTCGAATGGCATCCGCTGACCAGTCGTCCCGACCTGGTACTCGGTCTGGCCGCGAACAACATCTTCGATGTCACCGCGCGTCGCCACTCCAGCTTGCTGAAGGATTACGCCCCGTTGGCGGGGCGCGACATCCGCCTGACCGCGCGGTTCGACTTCTAAAGGTCGATCCCGCTGGCGATCGCCTCGAGCTTGCGGACCCGTTCCTTGAGGTCCGCAATTTCGATGCGTCCGCCGGCGGGGGGCAGGTCGGGTTCGCCCATGCGGCTGGCAAGTTCCAGCCGCTTGAAGTCGAGCCACCCCTGCCATCCCTTGAGCGCGGCCATCGCGGCGCCGCCCAGGGCAACGATCGAGGTTCCCCCGATCAGGCCAATCGATAGCGCGTCCATGGTCATTTCTCCGACCGGAGGGCTTCGATCTCGCGAGCCAGTTCGTCGTTCTGGCTGTTGAGGTGGTGGTCGATCGCCATCATGCGGCGGTCGTTCTCGTCCAGCTCGGTACGGAGCGCGTGGATCGAGGTGCGGCCTTCGCCAACCTTGCCCATCTTGTCATATTCGCTGACGCGTTCGCTGCTTCCGGCCTTCTTCTTTTGCGCGAAGAAGTAGATCGCCATCGCGGCATAGGCGACGACTGCAATCTCCCATTCGGTGAACAGCGCGAGGGCGACGAAGCCGATGCGAAGGAAGGTCGGGTCGACGCTGAAGCGGCGGCCGAGCTCGGA
Above is a genomic segment from Sphingomonas sp. LY29 containing:
- a CDS encoding AAA family ATPase — protein: MAFGSDLLNIFSSISKSPTNPAAARQSTAYDVAELFEGPLAVSDAEADGALPLDEKLRQAYFWIVNHAIISPHYDIEYNDGPPAAFPIGDSGSELVLPSAQSYSSYVLLPLLTFATRSKCLFVGGPGRGKTASAILMGVLAGYSPREVRRSMQHGHPQMTIADLLGNPLPADLVGAQSMEEIRIAWRPWLSMRVRIIDEYNRIPTRTQSALLTVMGDNYAEVLGHIYECPDAAWYLTANDDAGGGTYQVIEALRDRIDVIVQALSFNPRFLNDLLMRIEANVRPEDVVPSQIVFTTEELDRMTRAIRAIPVPEHVRRRIEFFSSQFELFESAGEQFEYMTKDTARLSRVDWAAAVAADQGRDRLKDLGCQTMNGLSVRNLMTLLTFAKAMSWFRGSAEVDLEDVRQVLPFVLNDKLHPDVDAPFFARPENAAYRADRLSWLRALFDSSNAEYDRLDLDRDDPVGALSTEFDQGLHGLEARTVRSRLTRIERLVTELGKGRKLYGPLYDDLLKLKYLHQRYTNYLAWLETR
- a CDS encoding threonine synthase, producing the protein MFMTHLECSLTGERYDSDRLQNLSRAGRPLLARYDLDKVAAVLTREELAKRPAGMWKWRELLPLPAGSEPVSLGEPETPLIELVQTGTNHGARPPLVKDEGRLPTGSFKARGLAAAVSMARHFGVTRIAMPTNGNAGAALAAYGARAGIDTLVICPQETPELNIRETAALGAEVIVADGQIDECGRIVGEGAAAGRWFDCSTLKEPYRLEGKKVMGLELAEQLGWELPDAIFYPTGGGTGLIGMWKGFDELEKIGLIGSKRPRMIAVQATGCAPMVRAFEAGEEFAERWEGAATMATGIRVPKAVGDFLILRAVRESGGAAIAVEEEAIARAVEDVAGDEGMLLCPEGGAVVAGWRAALDRGLVDRNERVVLFNCANGNKYPLPDRARRMRLAELDAGSL
- a CDS encoding TonB-dependent receptor codes for the protein MQKISTSLLALSLALLPANAFAQTTTAPAAQPDHVDDHHDHANDVIVTGTRKSIDDVLGGVSVVDGADLAREVRPSIGETLAKQPGVSATSFGPAASRPILRGLGGDRIRILTDGIGSLDLSSSSADHAVAINPLTADRVEILRGPSALLFGSSAIGGVVNVIDSRIPRRDPERPLHAEGMAGYGSAANERSASLSVDVPLGAGFVLHGDGSWSKSDDLDTGGYVLSRPLREEARASADPDVRALADLKGELPNSAARSKEFAGGIAYVDGGLNAGLSITRHTALYGIPLRYSLEPGAEVEAPTLDVRSTRYDGRIEVPIGGAFEAIKLRGGYSRYRHDELEESGEIGTSFFTNGGELRAEAVQNERGGWGGTSGLQYVDKSVRIRGEEKYLPDARQKQAGLFTLQSYRAGDWRFEAGARIERSTLTAEADDQLGTDAGRRRFTTVSLSGGALYEFAPGWRAGINLARSSRAPAVDELFANGPHAGTQAFEIGDPDLKAERSLGGELTLRRTAGPVRLGLTAFHSRFTNFIYQSPTGEIEDDLPVYLYSQGKARYSGIEVELTSPLGTAAGIDWGMEAQADAVRATIKGYGPAPQIPPVRLLGALTASRGPIDGRVEVERAFKQSRTAPLETETPGYTLLNASVEWHPLTSRPDLVLGLAANNIFDVTARRHSSLLKDYAPLAGRDIRLTARFDF
- a CDS encoding PspC domain-containing protein is translated as MSLKTNYSLDRHDRKIAGVCSELGRRFSVDPTFLRIGFVALALFTEWEIAVVAYAAMAIYFFAQKKKAGSSERVSEYDKMGKVGEGRTSIHALRTELDENDRRMMAIDHHLNSQNDELAREIEALRSEK